Below is a window of Mustela lutreola isolate mMusLut2 chromosome 18, mMusLut2.pri, whole genome shotgun sequence DNA.
TCCAATCAAAGCAAGTGATCCAGCCTATAAATAGTCTTTAgttctacaaaacaaaacaaaacaaaaacaaaacaacaataacaatcaAAACAACTCATAAAGACCAAAGAAAGTTAAggaaggagaatttttaaaaaaacatgctcAATCTCTTAAAATACATAAGGCACTCGGGTTTAGAAAGGGATGTGTTAAAATAATGAGGAGTTTTGACAACTGTTTGACTCTATGGAATCAGAATTGGCCTCCCCTGCTGAACTTAAACCCGATTTCCTGAGAGTCTTTGATCTTGTATATCCCTCTCTAATGATATTTGTATAGATGATTTCATATAACTTTTTGCTCACCTTTCAATATGATTCATGTCATATTTAGGGCTATAATGTAAATGCAGTAACCATAGACCACATCACCCCCTTGCACGAAGCCTGCCTCGGAGACCACGTGGCGTGCGCCAGAACTCTACTGGAAGCTGGAGCTAATGTAAGTACCCGTCCAAACCATGAATGATTTCACATCTACTGACTAAGAGAACGGAACAAAGTTctcactttgcttttctttccttcttaatagttttcaaaaatagcagaataaaaatcatattgcTTCAGTCCCTTCAGTGCACTCTAAGAAGGATTTCCAATCATTGCAAAAaatgggcagcgtgctgcataaTAATACAGAAACACTCTCTAAGTTATTTCCCGCTTCCGTGATTCTAAATAACAAGTGGACCTCTTGATGCCTGTAATAGTTGCCCATCTATTGGATGATTTTCTTTAGATGGATTCTCAGAGAATTTCCAAGTTCACTAATTCACATTGCCACCAGCAGGATGAACGGCCTCATCACAACTTTTGTCAACATTCGCGGACCTGTTCTCCTAAGTGAGAGGCACCTAACCATTGAATTAGTTTCCGTGTATTTGATTCTGGATATGTacttcttttcatgacatttaCTAGCTGCATGCCCACTCTTGAAAATTACCTGTCACATcatatttctgcttctctcttggcTTTTAAGAGCTTTGCTTATTGATGGGTAGGAGCTAAATATACTTGGTGGTATTTACTGCACACGTTTTCCCAATGATTTCTGTTGGATCGTGTACCTGTTTTAAATGCCTCGCATTTCATCACGGAGGACTGTGAGTCTCAGTCTCAAACTTTGGCCTGGTTCAGGTAAATGCCATCACAATAGATGGAGTGACCCCGTTATTCAACGCATGCTCACAAGGCAGCGCTAGCTGCGCGGAACTTCTTTTGGAATATGGTGCCAAACCCCAGCTGGAGTCCTGTCTGCCTTCTCCCACCCACGAGGCCGCCAGTAAAGGTAACATAGTTATCGGAGTCAGCGACAAGGGGACAATGTTCCTTTAGCAACATGCCGTGCTCCATTTTTCTTCCAATGGGTCACTGCAGGCAACAGCGTGGGGGGAGGTGCAGGGGGATGGATATCGAAGAAAAGTAAACTCGTCTCTACCTTCTGTTGGCAGGTCATCATGAATGCCTAGAAATCCTGATATCCTGGGGCATAGACGTTGACCAAGACATTCCTCATTTAGGAACTCCTCTCTATGTGGCTTGTATGTCACAGCAGTTCCACTGCATCCGGAAGCTTCTCTATGctggtaattttctttaaaacatctcCCATTCTATCCATACTCAAGAGCAATGATTCAGGTCCATATATATTTCTCTAAATAATCTGTATAAAGATATCTCATTGCTCAAAgtgttcctggggtgcctgggtggctcagtcagttaagcatctgtctcttgatctcagctcaggtcttgatctcagagtcttgagttcaagccctgcattgggctccatgctaggtgtgcaggccacttaaagaaaaaaaaatgttaagcatTGTTGCATGTAAGTATATAACCCACAATAAAAGAATTGCATTCTTGATAACTCTACTTCACCCCACAAGTCCAAAAACCCTACTTATAAAGgtcataaaatttaaaacctcAAGGTTGACTCTAATGTCACCAAATATGTATCTGTGCATGAATaaatccatcaaaagaaattttaaggatAGTAACTGCTTAGAAAACCTTCTCTTCTACCAATAAGAACTCATGTGTTTTTTCAGACTTTGTCCTGTCCCATTTACTGAAAAGGACTGAATGGCCTTTTCCTCTTACTTAAAACACACCAGTTTCTCAAGGCTCAACTTTAGCCTCCTGAGAAATTTGCCTTCATCTTTTGAGACCATAGTGGCATCTCCCACACTAGGAATGGGAGCTCTTCTAAGGATGTGGATTACCTCTTTTCCCCCATCACCTCCTTTCCCTACCACAGCGCCTGTCATGTGCGAGGGAcctaaaatacatgtaaaatgagTAAATGGACTTCTAGACTCTTTACTGTTTATGCAATCATTTGGCCTCTGATACACACTGACAGAGAGTTTTAGTAAACTCTTCCTGTGTTCCTCACATTATCTTAGCTAAATTATAAGCTTCTTGTAGGCAGTTTCTGCAGTTCACTCCCATTACATCTAGTTAAGATTCTTAAATGTGACCTCTGTTAGTCAACAGTGACACATTGCTATTTTCTGGCTGTGGTCTCCCATGGATTTGTAGAACTAGAGGAGTTTTTTattgccttgttttgttttgttttactttgctcAGAATATTAATCTTTCcaccaaatattttatattgggTAAAAAAGATACTGAGAAGGTATTACAGTAATTGTGGATTGATTGTTATTATCAGGCTCTGTTCTCCCATAAAATTAGCATAAGCAACAGAGTTTATGCTTTCTCTATGGAGATTTTTGTTATGGGCTATCATTCTTTtactaaacattttatatttttaaaaataagaaaacaattacatttatTGAGATTTGAAAGTAGCAGGAAGGCCTAAAGGGACTCTTAAAACGTATTGCTTCTTGTAAACATCATTAGTTTTACCGATAGTTTCAGAAAACCGAGTTGAAAGGACTTATGCATTTTTACTGATAGATTTTTCTCAGTGTCCTAACCGCTTATGTACTGGAAAATGAGGTTATTATTCTTTCCAGCattatacagtatttatttgTTGCACATGCATTGAATGATTACCACGTGCCAGGGCtcagactaagaaaaaataactatgcaataataaataatttaacaggtaaggttttttttttttaatgcatgattataaaaacattatttatttatttgacagagagagatcacaagtaggcagagaggcaggcagagagagagggggaagcagactccctcctgagcagagagcccaatgtggtgcttgatcccaggacccagagaccatgaccagaAGTGAAAGCAGAGgtctaacccgctgagccactcaggcgccctaatgcaagatttttttaaaaatttactttgcgTGTAGAAATACAATGTGCCTTTCTACTTAAAGATGCCCAATGCTTttgtatatttattgatttatactCTATGAGTGAGAAGACAtgaaaatatgtattcattttacCTAAATGGCTCACACATCTAAATTCATGAGTTTTCCAGGAAACAGAAAGAGCtctattgtttcaaaataaatgaaaagacgaAGAGCATTAAGTTCTTAAACAATCCTAAGAAATATCAATTATGATGAAAGCAGATATGAGTGAATCCAATTGTTTATAATACTGTGTTTATAATACAGTTAATAGGACTACTTTGGAGACttcaaaaaatttagaaatattgttGACTATGGCATCTTTCAAGCATAGAGAAAAAAACTTAGGGAACGTAAGTGTGTGTACTCTCTACCCAGATGTACCAAGTTGTAAGATTTAATAgctgtatatgtatataggaagtatatgtatatatagagagagaaaaataactcATTACATACAGGGGTGAGGTCCTCCTGGTGTTATACCTTCCTACCTGTGCTGAGGTACCTGACTGGTCtaacagttttgatttgtatttatcttCATTCCTTATTTACATGTAGGTGCTGATGTACAAAAAGGCAAATATTGGGACACTCCATTACACGCTGCTGCCCAGCAGTACAGCACAGAAATTGTAAACTTACTACTTGAGTTTGGAGCAGATATCAATGCCAAAAACACAGAGCTTCTGCGACCTGTAGATGTAGCTACTTCTAGCAGTTTGGTGGAAAGGTTATTGCTTCAACACGAAGGTAAGAATACGTGCACatttaaaagcacaaaaatacATTTGCCTGAAATAGACAAAACTGAATAACTTTTTTGTTGGCATATGAGCTGATAACAGCATAACATTTAAAATGCTTTGTGTGAaagcagataatttttttaaaatcagataatttttttaacttagtttCTCTCTATAAAGATGATATCACCATGatcttaattttctctatttcatcttGCCTTAGCTTTATATTTGTTTGGTTAAGTTAAAAGGTTCCATTTGTTTTAACAATACATAATACGCAATTCTGTTTAATGTCTgctaataaatatttggaaatatttattagCCCTTTTCTAAGGGCGTCCAGCTTCTATGATGTGTTGTAGAAACagatcagtaaatattttcaCACCTAAGACTTTAGTTATTCTAAAAGaatctctctctttaaagttttatttatttaagtaatctctatatccactGTGAatcttgaactcacaatcccaagatcaaaagttgcatgctcttccaacggAGCGAGCCAGGCGTCCCTTAAGCAGATTTTCTTAAGCCTGGTTCAGAAActataataaaattcattttggcTTAACGAGTAAAcctaatttgagaaaaaaatataatgtaaaatttctCCCTTTAGTGCCTAACACTTCTTGAGGCTTTTGATTTATATCTTCCTTGAAAAGCAGAATTTATTTCTGAGGTTTGAAATGCAACAACAGTATCATAAGCCTGAAGATGTTAATGTTTTAAAGAACCCATATggaggggggcctggctggcgcaggtggttaagcgtctgacatTTGACGCATCTGACGCTCAGGTCAAATCTGAGAGTCatgagatccagtcctgcatcaggctcctgcaccagggggagtctgcttgagattctctctctccccctccctcggcccctccctcccatgcgtactctctttctctctcgaataaatacataaatctgtttttttttaaagaacccatATGGAATACACcacaattataataaaaacttataaataacAGCAATATAAATGCTTTTGCAAATGTCCCTGGTATAGTGGTCATACTACCCTAGTTTGCATGAAAGCACTGTAGTTTATTTATGGTTTATTTCATGCATCTTTTAGCATATACAAGTCCATTTCgattttaattaacaaataccTTCCTGTCTTTTGCAGCTACTCCAAGCACTCTTTGCCAACTTTGCCGACTCTGTATCCGAAACTACATAGGGAGATCAAAATTGCACCTTATCCCACAGCTCCAGCTGCCAACATTATTGCAGAATTTCCTACAGTACCGATAAAGCAGTGAAATAATTCTGaatactttcaaactcatttctaTTTCACCTGCatagtgtatattttatattgaatTATGTTACCGATAGAGTGTAAGTGACTGGGGGGCCCCAGGACAGaggtgaatttaaattttaagtgcaCTAGTGAGTATTACTGTTTTATgcatttttactgtattttggaCTATAGCATTTTTAACATCCCTAATGTTATTAGTCATTCCCATGTACCCTTTTGGatttggaggggaaagggggggGAGGAAATCCCCATTTCTGccttttttaagtgaaaaagaaaaagtgaactcttattaaaattacttattttaaaatgcttccgTTCTTCAAATAATGCATTAACTTTTAAGTGTTCCACTGTCATTGATtatctctctgtatttttcataTGAATGCAAAATATGCAAATGGTTTAGAAAATAGCAACTAATATCCTTTTTGAAATAAAGATGGCTATCATTCAGGAAGCCCACTATGCTGAATATGCACCTGTCGTTACAATGATCAGCTTGTGAAGAAGAGATAAATTGTCCCTCCATGCAAAGGTCGCACTAGTCACTTCACCTTCAATGTCCCCAATTCCAGAAACCGGTGGGACTCTGGTTATGCCTCCTTCGGTCTCGTTCTGAGATGGTTGATACATTATAACCCTGCTAAGGCTGTCTTAAGACCTCCTCCTTCTTCAGGGTAGACTCTGAGGGTCTCTCTTCAGTGCATTGTACATACACTCCAGCCTTCTTGTGCCTCAGAAACCGTCTCTAGCTGGTAGGGTTTGGACTGAAGGAATTGAACTTCATATCCAATTGATAAAGAGGCCTCCGGTCACGCTGCAGGATCAGGGCCGTCCGAGGCTGTGGCAAACAGATCGAAATCTTCTTAAATTGTGgggttttcaaagaaaagaaagagcggGTGCCACTTAGCAAACTCAGAGACCTTTTACAATTTACCCCATACATGGACCTTTCTAGTGCTGTTTCCGATCCTTCTTACGCAAAGCAAGGGTTCGGCATAGACTGTATTAGCAAGGGAGTATTGGGGTACGAAGTAGTGTCCTCTGCAAGGATTAATACTGTGTTTACTGTCTTCTGCTTTAACTGTACTTCCATGCAGTAGaaaacataattataaaacaaattttgtGCCTCCTTTGTAATTTAGACTAGATTTGAATCTGTTGTggactaagaaataaaataatctggaTACTCACAACTGTGGGAAGTAGAAAATATTGTAATGAGTTTTATCAATTAATCaaattttgataaaatacttTGATCACTATTTTAATAACCCAGGGGCCTATATTCCTTTCTTCTTAGTTCTTAGCTGACTTTTGGAGACCCATGGGAAGTACACTATTCTTGAATGTAACTGCAAAGTCACtaagattgcatttttttaaaatcatgtttagattttcaaaaatagaagGCTGTAgcatgtttgtttaaaaatgtcttttatgtGGCTAGAGAGTTTTATATGAGTCTATTTTACTGAATATCCCAGCCTAACAAATTTGTAATGTCCCTGTGAATAATGTGcattcaatttctttattatcGAGTAACCTCATTACATATAATTAGGTATTCAGACTGCTTTTCTAGTAAAACAGGTTTCTACTACTATTTTCCCTGAGCTAGAGGTAGTCTTAGAGTGTAAGGTAATGTGATTCAtcctttttctttggttttgtacCAATAAGAGaagtaaataacaaatataaaaattaaaatggacatCTTAAAATTTTAGTGTGCTAGTATCTTGTATCTTTGCTTGAGTGTGATTGTCTTATCAAAGAAGTGTTCTCATTTAAATATATCATCTGTTTGTTAATATATTAACGTGTGACTATTATCTCTGGAATAaaacaccttttcttttctctctaattAGTATTTGATTTTCTAATTGAAGGTAATGGAGAATAAGATTCAAttgctctaatttttttcctctccagtttTCAAATCATTGTATAATGGGCATTAGGTGTAAAGTAGTGCACATTGAAATAGACACCTCAAAGGTCTTTTAATCCAAATCTtattatatgtgcatatgtgcacatacatgcatGAAGATCCAAGGACAAAATTCTACAAAGGCAAAGACCAAGCCAAACCAAACTATTGGACTTGAGATTAAAGAAATGCAGTGAAATGAACATTGTAGCAAGTGTTAGACAGTGATCAGGGGGCAGATCACTGAGGGCCTTCCTAAGGAAATTCACAATAGGAAGATCAAAAAACAAACTTGCTTCTCCTTGAACTCATCTTGCCTCCCTGCCTTTGcaaatgctgttccctctgcctggaaggcaACCTAACTCCTTCTGCTACTTTGTATTGCCTCTTCCCACTATTCATTAGCTAAAATACTACTCTTCAGTTGCACTAAGAATGCTGTTTTTCTCgttcaacaaaatatttatatcaaataaAACTCTCTGAAGTTTCTCCTAACGGGTGATAAGTCAAAGACAACCACTGACTTGGATGGCTGTTTGGCTTCTGCGAACCTGGGTGGCTCTTACTGCGGGACTGTGGTTATTGTACACTTCATTCAGGCAGGAACACCAATTAGAGCTGCTTTGCTATTTGAAGGGTCTTTACTGGAATAAATCGCCCCAGTCCCTAGCAACTGTGACGCTGTTCCTGACCTGGAACTTCCCCCCTCTATAATAATCTgtgagaatgaccaaaattagttTGCTTTAATTTAGCAGGAGCAATAGTGCATGCTCAGGATCTTGCCTCAGTCAAGTCTCTTGTTCTCTGTCACAAGATCATCCGAGTTTCGGGGAGTCTGAACATCCCATGGAACATCCCATCAGCCCATTGTGTTGATGATCTCACTGACGGGATCTGAGGAACAGGGAGTAGCACATTCCTCCGATGACTTGGTCAGAGGCAGCTCAGCGAGCGGTGGAGGGAAACATCACCCCACCTATGAAGCGGGGTATCACTCAGCATCCGCTCAGGAAGGCAGCTGGAACTATGCACATGAAACACGAATTTAATATAAGGGAGGGTTAAACAGATGCTGAccaactaaactaaactaaactaaaattaaaatgggaCCATCAtggtgtgggaaacaaaggcaaaagaaaaataattaaatttcctGACTACTTCCAGCCCACTAACAAGTCAccaaaacaggcagagtgactttCCTCTGGGGACTCAACTACCTTGATGTTGACACTTCGCTAGGGGCAAGAGGCAAGCCTAGCTTGACTTCCCCTTCccctaccccaggaccctgtaagcctactttaacatataaaaattcctttggaaatgtCCTTTACTTGTAAATCCCCCAAGATATTTGCTGGCAATCATCCCCAAAGCATATAACCCACCAATATACATCAGAAAGGTCTCATGATGAGGGTTTTAtgagacagtaat
It encodes the following:
- the ASB5 gene encoding ankyrin repeat and SOCS box protein 5 isoform X1 gives rise to the protein MSVLEESRPFAQQLSNVYFTILSLFCFKLFVKISLAILSHFYIVKGNRKEAARIAAEFYGVTQGQGSWADRSPLHEAASQGRLLALRTLLSQGYNVNAVTIDHITPLHEACLGDHVACARTLLEAGANVNAITIDGVTPLFNACSQGSASCAELLLEYGAKPQLESCLPSPTHEAASKGHHECLEILISWGIDVDQDIPHLGTPLYVACMSQQFHCIRKLLYAGADVQKGKYWDTPLHAAAQQYSTEIVNLLLEFGADINAKNTELLRPVDVATSSSLVERLLLQHEATPSTLCQLCRLCIRNYIGRSKLHLIPQLQLPTLLQNFLQYR
- the ASB5 gene encoding ankyrin repeat and SOCS box protein 5 isoform X4, producing the protein MLSSWADRSPLHEAASQGRLLALRTLLSQGYNVNAVTIDHITPLHEACLGDHVACARTLLEAGANVNAITIDGVTPLFNACSQGSASCAELLLEYGAKPQLESCLPSPTHEAASKGHHECLEILISWGIDVDQDIPHLGTPLYVACMSQQFHCIRKLLYAGADVQKGKYWDTPLHAAAQQYSTEIVNLLLEFGADINAKNTELLRPVDVATSSSLVERLLLQHEATPSTLCQLCRLCIRNYIGRSKLHLIPQLQLPTLLQNFLQYR
- the ASB5 gene encoding ankyrin repeat and SOCS box protein 5 isoform X3, which produces MRLCKGGNLALAGSWADRSPLHEAASQGRLLALRTLLSQGYNVNAVTIDHITPLHEACLGDHVACARTLLEAGANVNAITIDGVTPLFNACSQGSASCAELLLEYGAKPQLESCLPSPTHEAASKGHHECLEILISWGIDVDQDIPHLGTPLYVACMSQQFHCIRKLLYAGADVQKGKYWDTPLHAAAQQYSTEIVNLLLEFGADINAKNTELLRPVDVATSSSLVERLLLQHEATPSTLCQLCRLCIRNYIGRSKLHLIPQLQLPTLLQNFLQYR
- the ASB5 gene encoding ankyrin repeat and SOCS box protein 5 isoform X2; the encoded protein is MSRIYLSSGWLEVPWGDGDLGSWADRSPLHEAASQGRLLALRTLLSQGYNVNAVTIDHITPLHEACLGDHVACARTLLEAGANVNAITIDGVTPLFNACSQGSASCAELLLEYGAKPQLESCLPSPTHEAASKGHHECLEILISWGIDVDQDIPHLGTPLYVACMSQQFHCIRKLLYAGADVQKGKYWDTPLHAAAQQYSTEIVNLLLEFGADINAKNTELLRPVDVATSSSLVERLLLQHEATPSTLCQLCRLCIRNYIGRSKLHLIPQLQLPTLLQNFLQYR